The region GACCGCCATTAGTGACAAAATTGACCTGAAGTGTGAAGTAGGCATGGGGTTAGGAGGTCATTCGTGATTATTTGGTTTTGGCAATATGCTGTAGTTTTAGGATGTTAACGGTATCAGGATTCTTTGCGAGTGTACAATTGGGTGCGAAGGAATTATGGCATAACAAGgaagttcaaaatggcggctttGGAAGACATAACTACCGAGTCAAAGCTCGCTAACGATTTTTCCTGTGCTGAACTTAGCCATCGTTAGGTTGAGTTAAACATACAGGAATCAGACCTGTTGCGGCAAAGCATTTTCCAACTTCACTACGATTCTTATGTCGACAGTAACAGCTTCAATGGCGCTTCGATTTTTTCCCCCATCTCGGAAGCCATTCTCTATTGGAAAGAATGCAATCGTATTCCGCTTATCGATGCCCTTTACAACACACTGGAAACGAAGGACGACCACCATAACGTTAACAGGCCTGCATGAGCATTTCATTGATTACGTCATCAGTGCTACGGATAAAGCACACATGGTGTGTATTTCAGTACGAACCATTCAACGTCGTTTGCAAGACTTCGCTCTTTCAATCTCTAGTTTTTACCCTTGTGTTACCGGGATATCGGAAAGATAGTAATGCTGCAgcacattctgttgatagatttctagtttctaaagaaactgtgttactgcgtcggtgggagagagacaaaaatttagttttatcaaacgagttggtaaaggttgaattaccaccatgaaagatttagaaagctgacctttcgagcgttagcccttcgtcagagcgaatggaggaatagaccttttcagcttgtacattttgttttcccaattcagaccacgtgatgccctcatgggaattttccttttgttttttcattagttatgcgtaaatttgcacgtgcataagacgacatttgaaagaaactattccctcgagtagcatcacgtggtctgaaatcggaaaacaaaacatacaagctgaaaaggtctattgtggggtgttgtagagggtagaggagctttggaaatatggtcacataaatttgtgaataaattagtggaatgagaggcgttcattgatccCTTGtggagagtgtacccagttgaaagatgaattcTTGTTTGAGATTCTGTTAATAGTGGCATATTTTACGCAGTGATTCATCTACCTGCGCGTTCCAAGACTTACATGaaactttatttcttaaattaGCGTCAAATCATGGGACGTTACCAAAAGTAAGATTTAAGAGCACCCTTCCCACCTTAAATCATATTCTGTCCCAGTACTGTGTAgaccactttttaaaataccataatactctttatTTGTCCTCCAGAATtcttgcataagcattgtttttattttgtttgtacagcgAGTGGACATGCGTGGATGACATTTATTTTGTGCCAGTATACACCATCGCGTGCCATAAGGAAAAACGCAAGACTAAGGGCCTGGTTACATGAGTCGGGCTGGCCCGGTTAGCCGTGCTGGTGTCAGTTTGCCGGGATCTTGGCACGTTTGTTAAACGCAACAAAACTCAACTTCGCGATTACATGACAACCGGGCCAGTCCTGTTAGCCGAGATcccggctaaccgggctgaaatttttccatgtaaTCGCGTTTGCCGGGTCAGCCCGGCCCATTAAGCCAGCGAGAGTACAGCGGGTAATTTCAGTTCCTTATACTtcttaacaaataaatttctctTCAACGCAAAGTGAGTCGCCAATAAATCAATATTCCTATTTCTAtatagaagaaacaaaaataaaggtCCATGCACATGAATGCAGAAGATAATGCAGCCAACTGCTGGAAAAAGGCAATTACGATCATTCGCCGCATTCTTGTAGTGTGggttttgaaaactacaacTTCCCGCTATAATATGTCGAGCGGCTCGTGCCTTCTTCGCACCAAAATCAAGCAAGGTCTCCCGCGTTTCATCGCATCAAGTCTTCGGCGTTTCATCGCATCAGCCATCGGTCTCACGCGTTTCATCGCATCAGCCATCAACCGGGCTGGCTCACCTCATGTAATACCGGGCTGAAAGTTATCTCGGCACACCGAAACAGCCCGGCTCATATAATCAGGCCCTTATAATGGCTCTGggcccagtttttcaaagcccgattatgctaatcctaggttagcgttaattttaattgctattcaTTCACCGCTAAAGGAGGGTTTTCCAATATTTGAGGCACAGTAAGattgcaaattacaaatttcttttccttaaaccttaatcttgtgaaaaatcctcctttaacgaTAAATGagtaacaattaaaattttctcaaacctaggattagcttaatcaggctttgaacaactgggccctgaaccacaaataagtgtttgtgcaagagcgcatgcgcaatcgtTAAATGTGCACCAAcgcaagacacacttgaacttaccacatggaggaaataactagaatgctgttgtatatataggaattgctaccaATTACTGAgcgagctgagtggacgaaagggttctgtcacttatggtctaggggccgacatttctctccctccctgcctggcgacaggtatctgaaacttggctccaaaagcgacctccgggccgaaatctcggggagcatcgttcggtacgacgctctggcaccacgtccagaggtactgttgctttggtattttgttagcgcatgcgcagctgcCCTGGAActgaagttcttaccatattcgtggagaaaatatcctCATAGGGTGGTCTAAATACAACATGCCGCTGATGTCGTTTactggggcgagtttcttcaacaagtggGTAAGAATTTCAGCCTGCAGTTGAGATCTTGCTTGAGGTGTCGAAAACAAGTAGGGAACACCTTTATCGTGGGTAAAACCATACAATTGTGACACAGAGCCTGATGTAGTCGAAGAGACAATCCGAATCAAAGGGCTACccggaaatgaaaatgatttggaaCCATCGACAACAATAGCTTGCAAACTGGAAACGACAAAGACACAACTCAGCCCTCCTGATCAAGTCTTTGTAAACGTATCAGATAGTCCATACCAGccgaagaatttcaaagaccttCGGGAGTAGGAGTCcaacaaaaagatcatttcaaaCAGCATGGTTTGAACGATTTAAGTGGTCGCATCATTACAAGAGAAGAGATGCGGCTTCTTGCTATACTTGCTTGAAAACACTTCAGAGCGGAATGCTAACTTCATTTAATGCAGACCCAGCTTTTCGAAAAATGGATTTTCTAACTGAAAAGTATTTGATTTGCTATCTGAACGACATGCATTAGTAAGAGCAAGAATAGAAAGATTTTGCTCTCAATCCTGTGCAACATCAGATACTTAGCACGACAGGTTTTACAATTAAGAGGAGACTGGAACACTGAAACAATGTCTGACATAGCCAGAAATTCCGAACCGTTACCCCTTGCGAAGCGTGACGAAACACTGCCATGTGCTCTGTTCTTATTTATAGGAAAATGTATGGAAATGATCGTGTAATCAATCGCTGGAGAGATTAAGGTGGCTGAATTTCACAGGTCCCATCCAAAGTTCTTTCCTTGTGGCAATACCTTTAATTTGGAAGTGGTTTCGTTACTGAACGTACTATAATTCTTgcggtttttgcttttgaacaATCTCACAATAAACTACTAGGATCCGCCATACTTGccttttaatttcatgtaaacCATTGACTCTCTTTGAAAGTTTCTTCAGCTTGCTAATGCATGAAATCATGCATCCCCATGTGGAACTTCAAGACCACATGTAGTGCTTTCAATGTCCATAATATTTGGCTCTCTTCGAGTTGGATATCTTGCGGTTTTTCCATTTAAAGATGCTTGAATTTCCCGAAAATATCTCATCTTTGCCTGTACGGTTTACATAATTGCTCACACCAAACACTCAAAAAACGCGAGCTGTTTTCTCCGCTGCAAGTGTACTTTACATAACTAAATTtaaccgccattttgaatatgcTTTGAGCTATCCTCCAGGCTTTTTTTAGCGACTTTTTGAACGAAATAGAGCCTGGGATGTGGATTCTCTTCGGGGTTTTCATACTGCGTGACATATCAGTCACCGATCGAAAATGATTCTCGATCTGATTTACGGCTACtcaaaaccgctcgaaaaagcTTCTTATTATACGAAATCGAAAGGGAGAAAAGAAGAGAGTATCGGTAGAGTTTTTAAAAAGCTTATTTTAGTGAAATCATCCTAgacatgaaataattatttcgaaATACCCTTTATGTTCTCGGCTCAAAGTTTGCTTGTCGGCAACGGCACTAGCGTGACTTGTTTACGAAAAAGCTGTGAGCCAATCACAGCATTGAACGTAGCGACGTATGTAACGCTGCTCATGGTTCGGAATTTCTGGCTATGAGGAGAACTCCCATTTTCGTCAGCTGCTGAAACTACAGGCTCAAAAAAATCCAGAGAGTGGCTTCGGAAAGAGATGAAAAATACACGTCACCAGAGATTCAGACTGAGCTGCTTGAGTCTTAGCATGGTGCGGTAAATATCTGCAAACATTCAGAATGCGACGTTTTTCACGATCGTGGCTGATAAAACCTAGGTCGTGCCTTGCAAGATTCATCCACCTTAGCTACTCAAGGTAAAAGACTTACCCAGGATGTGGTAAAAACCTTACCGAAAGATCGGACTGATACCGCCTTTAGTCTTTTTTGGGCTCGAATCTTACAGGGCAAAGCTACTGAGATTCAGACCATTGAGGATCCTTAGCTACCCAGGAAGAGAAAAGCACCAGTCAGGCACGAATTTGGAGAACAGGACACCCACCACTTTCATGAAACCCCCAAAGACAATTACAAACGAATCTACTTTAATGCGATAGATACTTTCATTTCATGGTGTATTTAACAACACGCGAACAAATGAACCATCACGGACATTTCCCGCTGctacaataaaatataacttGAAAAAAGGCTAAAAACAAGATGGAGAACACATTACACGATCCGCCTCCTCGTATCAACGCCGTGGGAGAACGGTTCTGTTGTTCCCAATCAACAACTACCACATTTGTTGTGTGGACCTGCTGCATGAAACGGGTTTGCAAAACTTTTCTGTAGCAAAGGGATCCTTATACCATGATTGTGAGGCCTTACAAGGTCGAAACAGTTGTCGATGGTCGACGTTTGTCCGAGTGTTTTGTATCTGCGCACGATGCTGTCCACTCAACGGAGCTGGGAATggtgtattgtttttttgttttgttttcttctttctaaCTTGATTTGTTATCAGTTAGAGTATATTGCAATGAAACACAAATCCTTCCAGATAGCCAATGAAAGACTGATGCCATGGAAGCTTTCAATTCCTTACGATTACTTACGTAAGTGGGTTACCGCAATCCTGATTCGGTCCAGTGGGAATTTTGCGGCATTTCGGGTTTTTGATTTCCATGTGACGATCGAAATTTCCCCCGCAATAGAAAAACTCTATTAGAGTTTGGTATCTCTGGCTTTGCCGCTAAGTACATAAAAATTGTCATAAGTTATTCCTAAGCGACTAAgcaaaaaaaaccaaaaaaaaaaacaaaaaaaaacaaacttaactactgcttttcatttcaaaattcgCGGTCAATTGCActtccaaatatggtaagtaATTGTCCAATTTGACCAATCATGTTTGCGTATTGTGGCCCGGCTCTTTGTATATGCGCTGTTGGTTTATTTTCTGCGCATTTCTCGCACATGTTTCTTTGTACCTGGAATGTTTTTATAATCCGAGATTTGGTCAATTTCCCTTGTGTCTATGATTGATCCGCGACTTCGTTCGACCCGAAGACGCAGGATGTGTTCCTGCCCACACTTAAGGGATTTCAAGAAGGCTGATGGCTTAAAAGTCTTTCGCAAAATTCACGCTCATTTTGTCAGTTGCGGTTCGCGTGAAGCAAGGAAACGAAAGGTACAACATATTGATTTCGGTTGTAAATTTCCTCGATGGAGCTCTGCCGGCGTTTCAAGTGCCTTATCgcaattttattgctttttttctatttttgtctttttaaggcCAGCTTGTGTTATTGCCACGATTGTGGAACGTACTCAAGCCGTCTCCACTCTTGCCTTTTTTGCGTCTATTTCGGCTGTTATACCGGAAACAGACATATTCAGTATCACGCTCAGTCAACAGGCCATTCTTTAGGTGCGGGAACCAACTTGCTTTATTTCTCCTTTGCTCCTTTCTGAGTCGCCTTCCACGTTTATTTCCAACTTAATACAATCTCTCTGTTTTCTAGCTCTGGATTTGACGCACGGAGCAGTTTATTGCTTCATGTGCGGGGACAATGTGTACGACTTAGAGCTGGAGAAAATTGGCGTTGAGCAAGGGATTAAGTCGTGGAAAACACTAGGTAAGATCCAAGCCTTGCGTATTCGCTTCGAGAGAGGATGCGTTTGCCATAGCAAATTTGCAGGTGTCCTTTACCGGATATAATGATGCATGTAATTGTTTAGTAATGCAATAATGGCATTAGTGGCATTAGTGCTTTTAAGAAATTGTACACCCATGGAATCGAGAGTTGCTTTGTACATCTTCAAACAACCGGTAATGTACATGACCTTGTTAGACGCCGTTAATTTGCATGCCATCATCTTTTTGAGTCGAGTATTGCTGAGAATGAGTTAGGCTGGTAATTTTTGTtggcttgttttgtttcgttcaGGGAAGGTCATAAGGGAGACCGCATTTTCATCCGCCCCCTCTTTTGGGTTTGTTAAGTGGAGTTTTGTTTGGTGTCGGCTAAACAATAGCAGACAAGGAGTTGGCAATGCTGACATCGAAGCTTTTAATCAATATTGGACTGCCCATtctcaaattcaaagaaactCAACAGAGCACAGAGATGAATTGTCTGTTTAAAATCCGTTGTCTTTAGGAAAAAGTATTTACAGAAAACGGTGTCGAAATTAATCATTGTTACATTCTGCAAACTCAAAGCTCCCCTCAGGACATTTTTCCTACGAAGTTGGTTGAAGCaaagtaataattttattgagcCCTCAAGTTTACCTTGGCCCTTTAGATCCCTTTTAGTCAAACATTTTGAGATCAAACTCCTTTTGTGGTTTTAccttaattttgtccccttTTGGGACAACTGGTTTGCCAAGTTATGTCATAACTTTCTATCTATatagcgaaaaaaaattgaaatatctTTGTTGTGAGCAgtaacatgaatgaaatgttgagtgttcttgttgttgATGTATAGTCTTGTTTACTGTTTGCACAGGAAGTGGTCGTGTCAAGTTTGTGCCCTGGGAGCCAAATAAAGCTGAACTTCAACttctcaaagaaaataagaagagAATCAAGTTACAAAATAACTCTTTTATAGGTTTGTTTTAATTGGATAGTTCTTCACATTCCCTTCATGATGCAAATTATTGATACTGTGTATCACCTGAGACCTGTGTGATAATCTTAAGGCAAACAGAATTTTGTGCCATTTTAGTCACATACAGAGTCAAACATTGTATTGCATTACGAACCCAAATGATGGTCACAAAGGAGGCTGTGTTGTTTGTTCCCGAGTTGTGATAGTGTGGAGGAATTTGAATGAGCAGAACTGAGCTGGTGTGCAGAGAGTTTTGCAAAAAGACATTGATGTTAACCAAAGCAACTTGGTTACAGCATATATACTGTGGTGGTGACAAGAGGTGACACTGTGATGTGCTTTAATCAACTGTACTTTGCCTGTACTTTGTCCTGCATTGATTTCTTAATCTATGAATCATTTTGAATGACATTCCTAAAAATACACTAATGACATGTCCGTTTGTTTTGTAACCCATTGGTCTTCTAAACAGTACAATAAATATAGTGACCTGTCTTATAATATCTCTTTCAGCTGGCAAAATAAACCAGCTATtggcttttaaaaatttgatcagtAACAGacatttatttctgtttcaGGACTCAGAGGTTTAATAAATCTTGGAAACACATGTTTCATGAACTGTATTGTTCAGGCCCTGACTCACACTCCCTTACTAAGGGACTATTTTTTATCGGATCAACACGTTTGTAGTGGTGAAAAGGATCAATGTATTGTGTGTGAAGTTGGTTCTGTCTTCCAGGAGGtaaatcaataatttaatCTAAGTTATAATGGCCAAGACAAGGCCAAGTTGTCAAGTACAAAATCCTCACCGGGGGTTTTATTTTCACGAGCCTTGCCCTCTTTGGTGccttctaaaaaaaattgtatacAGAAGTTTTTAATTTGATATCGCAGGTTTTACAGTAAGGCAACTTTCTGCACCCATAAAGCAATCACAAGACATGCTAGGATCGTTTGgctggacaaaaaaataacgatGGGCGCTGAGACATGACGatttgactttgaaaatggccgtTCTCCCTTGCGAAACAATACATTCATGCTTTGTGGTCATATTTTGAACACATCCCTCCACTCGTTTTGTTACTGGCCAACTGAAGTTCAATTGTACAGTACTTGCTGATTGTTcattaatgaaaattaatgctgTATTAGTAGATTTTAGACGTCTTCATGGTGAACAAAAGCAGACTTACAGACCTCGAAACACATTCCTGTATGCATTTGCTACTGAATGAAATAACTCTGAGCCTGTATTTGACATTGGTGATATTTaaaaaccatgaaaaagaaCTCTAATAATATTTTCTCTGCTAGTTCTACTCAGGGCAAAAGGTTCCACATACCCCATTTAAGCTTCTTCATCTTGTTTGGACGCATGCTCGGCATTTAGCAGGTTACGAGCAACAGGATGCCCATGAGTTCTTCATTGCTGCTCTTGATGTTCTACATCAATATTGTAAAGGTGCGACAaatatgaaataataattaacattatGTAGAAAAAACATCAATATCCTGATAACagaaaaaatacattaatgtaaaatttgttGGTAAATATGAAAGCCACTTCTATTGTTTTGGACTGGAAAAGCATGAACAATattacaagtaaaaaaaatctttatttaCTTAGAACTGAGGAAAACCCTTCCAACTGCTGTGACagaataacatttttgttggaTATTTTCTTCAACAGAAGATGCTCCAAACAAGGATATTTTGGTCCCCAACAATCCCAATAGATGTAACTGTATCATTGATAGAATATTCACTGGTGGCTTACAGTCAGATGTTACTTGTCAAGCGTGCAAGTAAGTGGCACCTTTTTGTCTCCagtcaatagggagcttatgCAACATGGACAGCTGCAACACTCAGGATGGCAGAATGATGAAAAAGTATAGATTGAGAATGCACAGTTTCGTGCCATATaatttcgtcattctgccatccagagtcttccagccgtcctggtTGCGGAAGCTCGCTAatgacattttaaaaattttatttttgtgataCCAAGCCTCAGTAATGTGTAGttatttgtaatattttttgacaataaaaatctgcgataaaatattataaaacatAGCACGATGTTTCCagaacgtcattatcaagtgaaagtAAAATGTATGAAATCAAATATTTATAGTGAAGAggtgaataaattaaaaagaattgaaagttAATTTATTCACCTCTTCACTATATATATTTGATTTCATACATTTTACTTTCACTTGATAGTGACGTTCTGgaaacgtcgaaacgtcgtgctATGTTTTATAATATTTGATCGCAGATTCTTATTGTCAAATGTTTTACCAAatctttaataatttttacagTATTATTGTACAAGACAAGCTGAATGGCAAGTTCAATCTAAAACATTGCACTTATTGGGataaaaatgaacatttaCTTTCACCTCTGTAAACTGACCACTTCTGAAGAGTGAAATTAGTGCTTGACTATTTGACACCATTACTTTTGCCTTCTCTTGCAGTTGTGTTTCTACAACTATAGACCCTTTTTGGGATATTTCACTGGATCTTGGAAACATTGATCACAG is a window of Acropora palmata chromosome 11, jaAcrPala1.3, whole genome shotgun sequence DNA encoding:
- the LOC141897899 gene encoding ubiquitin carboxyl-terminal hydrolase 22-like, producing MIDPRLRSTRRRRMCSCPHLRDFKKADGLKVFRKIHAHFVSCGSREARKRKASLCYCHDCGTYSSRLHSCLFCVYFGCYTGNRHIQYHAQSTGHSLALDLTHGAVYCFMCGDNVYDLELEKIGVEQGIKSWKTLGSGRVKFVPWEPNKAELQLLKENKKRIKLQNNSFIGLRGLINLGNTCFMNCIVQALTHTPLLRDYFLSDQHVCSGEKDQCIVCEVGSVFQEFYSGQKVPHTPFKLLHLVWTHARHLAGYEQQDAHEFFIAALDVLHQYCKEDAPNKDILVPNNPNRCNCIIDRIFTGGLQSDVTCQACNCVSTTIDPFWDISLDLGNIDHSNGNSRNSSGASAASTPETINLDDSSQSQPGEDSSHHDESFVPKSLVDCLRRFTRPERLGSEAKIKCSQCQTYQESTKQLTMKKLPIVVCFHFKRFEHSKKSKKISTYIPFPQQLDMAPFMASRLNGNSHHDRSQSGLPCDSKYSLFAVVNHSGTLEVGHYTCFIRQQQQWYKCDDAWITKATLDDVLQSEGYLLFYHKKVLEYE